In Camelina sativa cultivar DH55 chromosome 16, Cs, whole genome shotgun sequence, a single window of DNA contains:
- the LOC104754047 gene encoding DCN1-like protein 4: MDRIDHLFKHYANRSSSHLIDPEGIEELCSNLEVPHTDVRILMLAWKMKAEKQGYFTLEEWRRALKAMRADTISKLKKALPELEKEVRRPSNFADFYVYAFRYCLTEEKQKSIDIETICQLLDIVLGSTFRAQVDYFVDYLKIQNDYKVINMDQWLGFYRFCNEISFPDMSNYNPELAWPLILDNFFEWMREKQA; encoded by the exons ATGGATCGCATAGATCACTTGTTTAAACACTATGCCAATCGATCATCTTCCCATTTAATTGA CCCTGAAGGAATTGAGGAACTTTGCTCCAATCTGGAAGTACCTCATACTGATGTCAGGATCTTGATGCTTGCTTG GAAAATGAAGGCTGAGAAACAGGGTTACTTCACTCTG GAGGAGTGGAGAAGAGCACTCAAGGCGATGAGGGCTGACACTATCAGTAAACTGAAGAAAGCCCTTCCCGAACTCGAGAAAGAG GTCAGGAGACCGTCAAATTTTGCAGATTTCTATGTTTATGCCTTTCGGTATTGTTTGACAG aggaaaaacaaaagagcatCGACATTGAGACGATTTGTCAACTCTTAGATATCGTCTTAGGCTCAACATTCCGTGCCCAGGTTGACTACTTTGTCGACTATCTCAAG ATCCAAAATGATTACAAAGTCATTAACATGGACCAGTGGTTGGGGTTTTATCGGTTCTGCAATGAG ATAAGTTTCCCAGACATGTCCAACTACAATCCAGAACTTGCATGGCCATTGATTCTCGACAATTTTTTTGAGTGGATGCGCGAAAAACAAGCCTGA